The Vibrio sp. B1FLJ16 DNA segment AAAGAAGTCGAAGAAGTGCGAGAGGAGATAGCGGAAGAACGCTTATGTTACCTTGAAGATGAACTTGGTGATGTGCTCTGGAACTATCTTAACGTATTAAAAGTGCTCGAAAGAGAAAAGGGGATTGATCCGCAAAAGGTTCTGGACAGAGCATGTCAAAAATACGAACAGAGAGTGTCTGCCATTGAGTCCGGTAGTAGCTGGGAAACGGTAAAATCAGAACAGAAATCTGCGTTAAGTGCAGAGCAGGCAGCGCTGCAAGGTTGTTGAAAACCGGCTTAGTACTTTATGCGGCGGTGTTATGTATGTGGCTCCCAGAACTCTGGGAGCCACAAATTTGAGGTTATTTGGCTATATAAACAGACAAATCCAGATGCTAAACTACGCGTCTGTTTTTACTTATTATTTAAAGGTAATTTGATGAACCCGATTCTTGCAATGTTGAAAGAGAACAATATCAGTGACGCTCAGGTTAAAGAGCTTTTCCAGACGTTGACGCAGAATCCTCTTGCTGCAATGGCAACTTTAGGCCAGTTAGGCTTGCCTCAGGATCAACTTCAAGCGTTGATGGCGCAAGTAATGCAAAACCCTGCATTGATTAAAGAAGCCGTTGAAGAGCTGGGTTTGGATTTCTCTAAAGTGGTAGAAGCCAAAGAGAAACTTCAGCAGTAAACTAAACTGCAAACAAACAGTTATTTGGGTATATAAAAACCGCCAGAACATCAGTGTGTTCTGGCGGTTTTGTTTTGCAAGCTATCTAATCAGAGAAGATTGTGATGGCTTATCCATACGCTACGCTAGGGAACCACAAGACTAATTGTGGCCATATGACCAAGCAAACTAGTGCAATCAACTGAATGGCAATGAACGGAATCACGCCGCGGTAGATATCCTTCAGTGCAACACCCTCCGGACAAACTCCCTTCAAGTAGAACAGAGCAAAACCAACGGGTGGAGTGAGGAAGCTGGTTTGTAGCGCCATGGCGACGAGCATGACAAACCAAACTAGGCTTGGGTTATCAACTACGCCATGACCGTCAAGTTCAATACCCAAACTCGCTACGACCGGAGCTAACAGCGGCAGCGCAATTAGCGTGATTTCTATCCAGTCCAAAAAGAAGCCAAGGAAAAATACGATCAACAAAATAAAAGCGATAATGCCGTACTGCCCGAATGGCAAGCCACTCAGAAATGACTCAATCAGTTCGTCGCCACCAAGCTCTCGCAGAACCAGTGCAAAACAGGATGCACCTAAGAAGATCATGAAGATGTAAGCTGTGGTTCCGTAAGAAGAAAGCAGTACTTCTTTGAGGACTTTTAGATTGAGCTTTCTGTTATAAGCCGCCAGCAAAGTAGCGCCTAATGCACCAATACCAGATGCTTCTGTTGGTGTTGCAATTCCAGCGAATATCGAACCTAACACACAGAAAATCAGGATAACGGTTGGCGTAATATCTTTGAATACTTGTAAGATCAGTTTCCAGTCTACTGGCTCGACATTTTCCGGAAGTGGCGCTTTATTTGGCGTCATCTTACCAACGGTAAGGATATACAAAATGTATAAGCTACCCAGAAGAAGACCTGGCATGATCGCACCCATGAACAGATCCCCAACTGATAAACCTAGTTGGTCTGCCATGATAACCAGCATAATAGATGGTGGCAGCAGAATACCTAATGTACCTGCTGACGCCACGGTGCCCAGCGCTAACGGAAGGTGGTACCCCTGACGCATCATACTTGGAAGAGACATCACCGTAAGCAGTACAACGGACGCACCGATAATGCCGGTGGATGCCGCGAGTATGATACCTATAGCCATGACGGTAACCGCTAAGCCGCCGTGAACCTTACCAAACAGCGCTTGCATTGAAGACATCAGCTTTTCAGCAATACCAGATTTATCGAGCATATTGCCCATGAAGATAAACATCGGTAGGGCAACTAAGATCCAGTTATCCATCACCTTATAAATACGGTTAACCACCAGCCCGAGCGTCGTGTAATCTAACCCTGTGAACGTATCCAGATAGATATCGGCGAAATAGCCAACTGCAGCAAAGACGATACCAATCCCGCCGAGCACATAGGCGACTGGAATACCGGTAAATAACAGCAGGATAAAGGAGCCAAACATGGCAATGACCATCCATTCATTCGCTTCCATGATCGTCTCCTTTCGTTAAGGTTTCTAGGTCACGTAATAATTTCGCCAGCATTGAAAGCAGCAGCAGGCTAAAGCTCAATGGAATAACACTTTTAATCATCCAGCGATAAGGCAGGCCAGATGGTGACGCTGAGCTTTCATTGACTCGCCACGCTTCGTAGGCAAAGTCGTAGGAATGAAGAATAACCACGACAACGAATGGCATCGCCAGAAATAGGATACCGAGAATATCGACCAAGGCTTTTTTGCGCGCAGAAAACTTGTGATAGAACAGGTCGACACGTACGTGCAAATTGGTCACTTGCGCATAGGCGGTTCCGAACATAACTGCGGTGGCATAGAGGTGCCATTGCAACTCTTCAAGAGCAATCTGGCCATTGGAAAATACTTTACGCAGCACAACCTGAGTGATGATTACCACCACTAAGGCGAGGTTTGCCCAGGCTAACGCTTTACTCGCCGAAATAACCAGTCTCTCGATTTGAAAATAGAGCGGAACGGTAGGGGAAGAATATAGCACTTTGCTCATTGACTACTCCTAAAGGCCGACGAGAGACGCCGGCCCTTGCTTACTTCGAATTATTGTTTATGTGTCTCGCGAGGCAGGAAGCCATTCTCGGACCATAACGCGTATCCTTTACGGAAGTTACTTAGGTCACTCCATACTTTGTCAAAGAATGGGTCTTCAGCTTTCATCTCTTCGACCACTTCCATCCAGGTACTCTTAAACAGATCCAGCATTTCTTTATTCCAGTAGCGAATCTCTACGCCGTTCTGTTTTGCTTTTTCCATTGCGGCATACTGTATTGCTTCGCCTTCCGCAATTGAGTATGTCATTGCGGCCATACAGGTTGTTTCAATCGACGATTGTTGAGCTGTACTCATGCCATTCCAGGTATCTTTATTGATTAATAGTTCAAAGACAGTGGATTGTTGATGCCAGCCAGGGAAGTAGTTGTATTTCGCTACTTTATGGAAGCCTAAGCGATCATCAACAGCAGGCTGCGAAAACTCAGAAGCATCAATTGCTCCTTTTTCCAGCGCGCCGAAAATTTCACCACCTGGCAGCTGAACAGTACCTACCCCTAGTTTTTCCATGACCGATGCACCTAAGCCATAGAAGCGCATGTTTAGACCTTTTAGATCCTCTGGTTTGTCAATCGGTTTACGGAACCAGCCTGATGTCTCAGGAGAGTTCACCGCACAAGGTATAACTTTTACGTTGTAGCCTCCGTTGTCATACATCTCTTGATAGAGTTTCATGCCGTTACCAAAAAACAACCATGCCATAAACTCAGGTGCTTCCGGGCCAAAAGGAATTGAAGAAAAAATCGCCGATGCAGGAAGTTTACCTTGCCAGTAGCCAGAGATCGCATAACCAGAGTTCACTTTACCGGTGGATACCGCA contains these protein-coding regions:
- a CDS encoding TRAP transporter large permease subunit yields the protein MEANEWMVIAMFGSFILLLFTGIPVAYVLGGIGIVFAAVGYFADIYLDTFTGLDYTTLGLVVNRIYKVMDNWILVALPMFIFMGNMLDKSGIAEKLMSSMQALFGKVHGGLAVTVMAIGIILAASTGIIGASVVLLTVMSLPSMMRQGYHLPLALGTVASAGTLGILLPPSIMLVIMADQLGLSVGDLFMGAIMPGLLLGSLYILYILTVGKMTPNKAPLPENVEPVDWKLILQVFKDITPTVILIFCVLGSIFAGIATPTEASGIGALGATLLAAYNRKLNLKVLKEVLLSSYGTTAYIFMIFLGASCFALVLRELGGDELIESFLSGLPFGQYGIIAFILLIVFFLGFFLDWIEITLIALPLLAPVVASLGIELDGHGVVDNPSLVWFVMLVAMALQTSFLTPPVGFALFYLKGVCPEGVALKDIYRGVIPFIAIQLIALVCLVIWPQLVLWFPSVAYG
- a CDS encoding TRAP transporter substrate-binding protein; its protein translation is MNLKKVAIATALTLSAAGLSVTAQAADKKVLLKTPIAFGSHLPALGTPIQWFADRISQTSGGTIKMKIYEPGKLVNPPEILDAVSTGKVNSGYAISGYWQGKLPASAIFSSIPFGPEAPEFMAWLFFGNGMKLYQEMYDNGGYNVKVIPCAVNSPETSGWFRKPIDKPEDLKGLNMRFYGLGASVMEKLGVGTVQLPGGEIFGALEKGAIDASEFSQPAVDDRLGFHKVAKYNYFPGWHQQSTVFELLINKDTWNGMSTAQQSSIETTCMAAMTYSIAEGEAIQYAAMEKAKQNGVEIRYWNKEMLDLFKSTWMEVVEEMKAEDPFFDKVWSDLSNFRKGYALWSENGFLPRETHKQ
- a CDS encoding MazG nucleotide pyrophosphohydrolase domain-containing protein, with the protein product MKEFDELLSIAARKSEFDLTNTWFKGVETYLVAIGKEVEEVREEIAEERLCYLEDELGDVLWNYLNVLKVLEREKGIDPQKVLDRACQKYEQRVSAIESGSSWETVKSEQKSALSAEQAALQGC
- a CDS encoding TRAP transporter small permease subunit; translation: MSKVLYSSPTVPLYFQIERLVISASKALAWANLALVVVIITQVVLRKVFSNGQIALEELQWHLYATAVMFGTAYAQVTNLHVRVDLFYHKFSARKKALVDILGILFLAMPFVVVVILHSYDFAYEAWRVNESSASPSGLPYRWMIKSVIPLSFSLLLLSMLAKLLRDLETLTKGDDHGSE
- a CDS encoding DUF2999 family protein, producing the protein MNPILAMLKENNISDAQVKELFQTLTQNPLAAMATLGQLGLPQDQLQALMAQVMQNPALIKEAVEELGLDFSKVVEAKEKLQQ